The DNA window GTCAGAACTTGCATGTATTAATAAGATCACATGAAGCTTGTTATTATTCATACAACACAGAGAGAATGTCCATCTTCTTCAAATCAGAAACCCCCATCATTGCTTTTTACCAATTTATGAACCCTAATCTCATAATAACAACATTTGAAAAGTAAAAAGGAAATTTTGGACTGTTTAATTACATTCCAAACAGGGTTTTGGGTAAAACTGAAATCAAGGAGAAGGGTGGGGGCCGTACTTaggttacttttttttttaatatgtttggGATTCTGTTGTTTAGTTAAAACCTCAACAGCTGGTCTGGTCTGGTCCATTGTGGTGTGGGGTCGGGTCAATCTCTTCGCTTTTATTAGTACTACAACCACAGAAGatcttctcttcattttcttttcccgcttcttcttcatttcttgaATTTCACAGCCACTCACCATGGATCATATGGGGAAGATGAATGAGAGATACTGTCCTCCCATGGCCATGGACATCATCAAAGAAGGAAAACCCATCTCTAAATTCCAGGTCTTTATACTTCAATTTctatcttttcttattttttttgctCATTTTCTTAATATTCTCCCTCtctcagcagcagcagcaggaaTCTCCAGTTTCTAATTTCATCAACAGTCTTTCTCCCATCAACACACTTCAATCCATTCGTATTAGTCAAGCATTCAATTTCGCTTTGGTTTCTCCCATCTTTCCTTCACCTCCTCCTAAGAACGGAACTCAAAACTCGAAAACTCAATTCTGTAATCAATCGAAACCTCAGTTTTCATCTGAAGAAGGTAATCATGATCAATTTACATTTGAATCACCATACGAGATAGAACAGACCAATCACCATCAAGAAGAAACCAGTAGTACCGTCATTTGTGTCAGTCAAACAGAAACAGAGCAGCAATTCGTTAATGAAGTGAGTTACTTACGTTAATGTTGTGTGTTTACCTCTTAGAATCATgaaaacgtttttttttttaatttaattttgtctCTATTTTCAGTCTATTATGGATGACATACAACGCAGTGTCAGTAGACGTTGCCTCGTATTTGATATGACCGGAGGAGCCGGAGTTCATGACGATCCGTTGTTTGTTAATCGGAATGATTCTATTTCTAATTCGTCTCTTCACATCATACCCGGAATCGGTTTATACCTAAATGATCTCCCAAGAACTGAAAACGAAGAACAACTAAGGGGTCCTCTTCTTAATCAGCTGAAAAATAAGAGGCAAGTTAAGAAATTGTAGTTTCATCTATTGAATGGTTCTCAATTCGttagtgttttatttttacaGGCGTAGGCGAGAAAAAAAGGAAGAAACGGACGGCTGCAAACGATGTAGATGTAAGAAATCAAAATGTCTGAAACTGTAAGTCCTCTGTTTTCTTTTCTCTTGGTTCAAACCATGGTCTATAATCATAATTGATGATTATCTTGGTtcaatttttacaaaaaattgCAGTTACTGCGAATGTTTTGCGGCGGGTGTGTACTGTAGCGAGCCTTGTGCTTGTCAAGAATGCTTTAACCAAGCTATTCACGAGAGTATTGTTCTTGAAACGCGAAAACAGATTGAATCTCGAAATCCACTAGCATTTGCTCCTAAAGTGACCACATCAGTTGATTCTCTTGTTCTTTCTAATGGGGTAATGAATGTTTGTTTGTCTGTCTATGTTTATGATTATTCAAGTTGCTTATGACTTTTCGATTTTGTTTTAGGATCATCATCAATATTCTGTTAAGACTCCAGCCTCAGCTAGACGACATAAGACTGGATGTAACTGCAAGAAATCGGGTTGTCTGAAGAAATACTGTGAATGCTTTCAGGTTGTTGTAATTTCTTTTGGTGctgtttttgtttgaaataatgTCTGATTTATTTATGTTGTGTGTTTGTTTGTAAAGAGTGGAGTTGGATGCTCCTTCAATTGCAGATGTGAAGGATGCAAGAATGTGTTTGGTGGTAGAAAGGAAGGTAcaactttatttatatgttgCTTTCTTATTGTAAAAAACACACATTCTTCTTATCTCTATTGCTTGTGGTTTAGGATACATAGAAACTGAGTTCATAGAAGAAGAAATCATGATACCCAAACAACAACAAATTCGGTATGTCACATTTTTACCTAGGATTAAACTAATCTTGCCATTTGTTacctcaaaataatatttacttttattttttgggtTGGTCAGAACATCCGAATCTTCAAATTTTCTTGGCAGCCAGAGTTTCTTGATGCCAAACATTATCCATCATCACCACCACCATCATCCATTTTTGTTCGAGAAACAATTGCAGACAGTTGATGAAGTTGTAATGCCCGACATTCTGAAAGATAGATTTTCTCCTGTCAAAACGACATCGTCTTCACCAAACAGTAAGAGAGTTACGCTTGCACAAAGATGGAGGCCAGCAGCTAGGAAGTTGACCCTGCAGTCTAATATCAATGGCCACAATTATCGTGActgaaagatttatttttttcttgtatatgtatgtatgtagaTTTGTTTTACTGTTAGTGTCTATCTTTAAAGCTCTGATTTTTCCTTCAAGGACAAACAGAACTCTGTTCCTTCGTCCAgctaaaaacaaaatttaacgaAAATCATTTTGTCCCACTTTCACAACTAAACAATTCTTCTTGGCAAAATGAGGTGCAAGAAATATACAGTATAATCTGGTTATACTCACGCTTTTTTCCCCTTTGAAATCCTCTTGTTCTTCCTGCACTAcaaggggaaatttgaggaaatgaccctaaaaagggGTCAAATTATGTTTGGTGCGGGCCCATGTTTTTTATAGTGCTGGTGACTCCCAAAATTTTTTCTGTCGAAAATAcccctattgcgtcacgcacccttcagttgcgtgacgcacccgagggcattgtgaaaagtccacaatgcccttactatataattaaaaaaattccagtttttcatttctttctttctttttttttctctttcttcacttccctttctcctccttctctctaaaaaggaCAACCACCGACCGACGAAGACGGCGGAATCCCTTTCTCCTCCTTCACAATGTCTCTTTCTGTTACTGGTATTCTTCCTCCTtcctttatttctctctttccacGCTTTGTTTGTTAGGGTTTAGTGATTAGGGAATGAGTAGGTAAATACCACCGTTGCGGCGAAAtccgggtgcgtcacgcaggtgcgtcacgcatgTGCCTCTTAAATCGTTCAGTAGAAGGAGAATGATTGAATTACTACTAGTAGTACTATTTCATTAGTCTATTTCATCATAATACTCccatttagaaaagaaaaaaggaatatacttttgtttgttttagtTTTGCAAGAGGATATTACTTTTTGGACCTCCTGAAACTGGGAAAACCCTTATTGCTAAGGCACTTGTACCTGAAGCAGGCACAAGTTTTATCAACATAACTGcctcaactttattatcaaaTGTAACTAActgttaaatttaatttttattttgtttctatgGATTTCCCTTAATAGGAAGAAAACAACTATTGAACACTTGTGTTTACAAATGATGTTTGCAGTGGTTTGGTGAAAGTGTCATGATATTCAAAATTCTCTTAGCTAAAACAGTCCATGGCGGAAGCAGGAAGACAACATGACTAAAATTCTCTTGGCTTGTGTTTACGAATGATGAGACATCCAACATGAACGAGCTTCGAAAATGGAATGAAAAGTACGGTCAAGGGGAAGCAGGAGGACATCATCTTTTGGCTTTGCTAATCAATATGAATTGCTAGCTTCTTCTTGATAGATAGCAAAATATAAcactctttttttatttattagtctttcttttagttgaattaattttcttttgcaagtaaagattgtttaattttttaactatatgttgatatataactcaaaaactttttattaataataatcagCATTTGAAGAAACAAGAACATTGCTTGAATTAATTTGGCATACTAATCTCCAATAAAACTCCAATCACTCTTTCCATAATTTATCTACAAGCCAAAGCCAAAGCCAAagccaaaattacatggataaAATGGAAAGCCTTTTAGGGCTCATACATACATTCTTACATACATAATACATAACAACAATGTCTAGGGAAGTTTTTCAGGACTTCTCAGTTATCATCATCTCTTGTGTCTTTCTGGGTGGTACCGTTGCTGCCTTCTTGTCTTTCCTGTGCTGCTGGACCCCTAAACATTATTCGTCTGCACAATTATTAAGTAAAAACATCATTCATTTAAATGACCATTTgcattttaatcattaaaatatccTCCAATAGATAGATGTGTGCACCAATCCATGATTCTCCAACCCCTAAACATCAagatttatatgtatgaatgtATAAAGAAAATGATATCATACTCATTTGGAAACAATTTCAGCATTTGGGTCCAATCCATGATTCTCCAACCTAACAACAATGTTGTAGGTAATGTGAGACATCAAACAAGTAAACCAATCGgtattgatttaataaaattgtaagcCTCCATGAAAGAATCAAGTTTGATAACAATAAACATATTGTTATTATTCTTTCATTACACTGTACATCTACATATGGGAGGTAAGTGTATATTCCAATACACCTGTCATTTTACACCACCGgaaaatctcaaaataaaacAGTATGAAGTCGACTAGCAATGGCTTTCGAAGCTAAGACTAATAACAAATTTCCGCATATTTCTCTTAACATCAGACTCATCTACAGTTTGCCTATAAGTCCAATAAAACTGATTCACAATCTATATAGTCCTAAATGTCAGCTAACTTACTTGAAGAACTACTGCTTAATATATGAAGATCCAAAACAGTTTGTGCACCTCCCTTCTCAAAACTCTAAAGTCTTAACACTTTCATGTAAACAATcaactacaaaaaaaaaatcaaaagtccTGCATAATGCTCAAAAAGGTAACAAAAGGAAGATCCAGAACATAACTGAAAAGATGCAACAAATCATAAAACACAAGATGAGTTATTTAGGATACAATAACATGCCAAAATAACTTTCGAAATGATACAGCAATAGTTACAAAAAAAGGGGGCGCAATAGGTTCCAAACCATATATAGAGATTCCACAGCTATATGATACTACACGTCCACGGGAGTGTGCTTGCTGGAAAATCGGCACTATGTTCAAACCCTAGATATAAATCAATAACTATCTATAATAACTGATTCTAGTGATCCTTCCTCCGGAAACCTAAATAAGTTGGTATATATTTCTCACGTCTACGATAAAACAAGGAACCAGAAGAAGCGTTAGGCAGAGAATGTGCTAACCAGATGAGACGCATCTTACTTGACGCATCCtacgtgacgcacctgcgtgacgcatccaaccaaccaacctgcattcaacgaatcaggACGAATCAATGACGTTCTGTAaaggaaatcaacacaaacaataatatgtataggaaatcaacacaaacaatcatatgtaaacaaaatataaacgaatatagtGAAATTTTTTGCTTCGGCCGTCGTCGTTCGTTGTTGGAGCCGCAGTTCTCCGTTGGAAGTTATTCGCAGCTCTAGGCCattgaatatagtggaatggtcgacggtgcctcttcgattggttcttcggcgatgaaaaagaagagaaagtcttCTCCGCCACCAGTAGGGTTCACGGCGGAAAAGACATTGATGAGAGATAAAATGaatcgaaaatgaaaaaaaattatgactttatagggtttagggtgcgtcacgcagctggagggtgcgtgacgcaggggtataatggtcattaaaaaatttgggggtcaccagcgctattaaaATTACTCGCCCTCACCATCCGCTATTAGGCCgctctttagggtcatttcctcaaatttcccactACAAGTCTACAACAAATTCAACAATGCAACACAAAGTGAAAAGTTTATGAACAAGATGCGCACATCAAATTTCCTGATTTAATGCAATCTGAATCCCTATTTCATTTTCtatgtttgtatttttcttGATTCAATGCAATGCTTGACATCTTTTTCAATTCCTATTagctttttattttctttgtggTTCAAACATATTGTATTTTGAACCTTTGGTCATTATAATGTTTCTTTTTAGGGatgattgtttttgttttgcgGTCTTAGAAAATgagtcttatttttttttctcctaaTCTAAGATTCCGAGTTATTCTAATTTGGTTGGATGCAAATTTATATCTTTCAATTCTCATTTGTTTGGCAATCACAAATAGAGCTTGACAATGTGTTGGTTAACATGATTCAACACGATATTGATACAGaacaacacaatacaatattatttcattcgAGTGGGGGTTGGACACAACACAAATATGAGACGacacaataaaaaattaacacgATCATGAGTCGACACGACACGACATAAACATAGACCCAACACGAGTTTAGACATGATACGATCACCTTAACTTTGTCTTCCTAATTCCTCTATCTTTTATTtaacattcttttttttattaatttagttaattatttgtaattatttaatattaatatataaattaaattgaatacctaattttatttataatattaatttttataattttaaattattttaatttgaaacacAACTTTAAAATATCCAATAGTATCACCTTTACTTGAAGCTTTTGTTGATACAATTTAAAACCAATAAAATTTTGGATTGTAACCTTAAAACCATAGTACACTAGGTTAGGAGGACTCGTAATACAATAGAAAATATTTGGAAGCTGGTCTTTAGGTGGATGCGGTGTCGGTTCTTCAGCTTTCGTCGTCGGTGCTCTTCCTCCTCATGCCATGATGTTATCTCTCTATTAAAGCACACTCAATTTAAAAGGCAAAAGCACTTCAAAATTGAAAAACCCATATCTGCACAAAACCCAGTTCTCAAATTGACACAATCATGTGTCGCCAAGACTCAAACACGGACCAACACGAGCATATATATACACGACACAATCACATTAACTTTgttgggaaatttgataatatgacccTCAAAAGACCCCATTTCtcatatttaacttaaaaaaaaaaccattttgattttaaactatttttataaaaaatttcccCTTTTACTCTTACTAacattttcccattttttttctttttttttcttctcttccttttcttttcttttcttcttcccccGACCGTTCCTCTTCCCCTCCCCGGCTTCTTTCTTGCACCGTCGACCATTGGCTTTCCCCCCGGACGACCATTGTCCGCCGACCGTTGGCTTCTTCCGGTCCCTTTCTTCCTGCCGAGCATCCGGACGATCGCCAAGTAGCCGGACGATCGCCAAGCACCAGTCGGACGTTCTTCCTTTCTCGTTCTCGTTCCAATCATTCAGAGACTGAGGTTAGTTCTCCTTTCTCGTTCTAATCATTCAGTTTAGTTTAGGGATTAATGATTACTGTAATGTGCCTAGATTACTGAAGTTGAATTGCTTCATTTCGGAAATACTTAGTTAGTTTAGGGATTGCTGATTTTAATGAGTATgaagtttagtttagtttacTGAAGTTTAGATTACTGATGATTTTtatggttttagggttttagtttatgGTTTAGTTAGGTTTGAAATACTTAGTTAGTTCTAAGGTTAGTTTTACTGTTTTAGAATAAGCTGAATGTTTGGTTTGTTGGCTTGTGAACATTTTCACGTGGGGCAATTGAATTGCGTGGGTTTGGCCGTGaatggggcttgggcgtggggcgtggggcgtgaggATATATATAAGCTAAAGATAGGATTATAACTAATAATAGTTCTAGCAGAGAATTGTCACATAGGAATGTTAAGTACTCACCCTCTTGGAGTTTTCAGTGGGAGAATCGAGGGCGGGTTGCGGAGGAAGTTACTTCTGTTAATTGGTCGGGACAAGTAAGCAGAACCGATCAATTGGAAGTCAAGTCTGGCCGCACAACTGAAACCGCTTTTGCTTCTAAACTTGGTAGTCCATTAGAGAGCTTTCATAGATTCTCCTGGCAGAAGTCACCTGTATCTGAAACATTTGCAGAAAATTCCAGGCCTCAAGCTTCAGGTAAATAAATTAACTTCATTTTCCGATTCAACTGAAACTAAGTTTAGAAAATCGGCTTAATTAAGTAAACTTATAAGAACATccaaaaaaactattttaaccCTCAAAATCAATCAACTTACATTAGGGTAAAAACAATCTTTTAAGTACTTTTCATACATTGATTCTATATTTTATCCCAATTACTTAAGatttagatattttcatttgatttattcttacatttatttttcagCTACTTGActaatttaacatttataatttatttagtatttaacacttcaattatttgaataagtaaATGCTTAttcaaattaagttaatttgataACGGATActtaaaatcacttaattattttgattcatcaattaaactaaaatatttgttcTTAACTCAAATGATCAACTTTTTCATGGACCAggattcttttaaaataaacccagattatttccaaataactctaCATCAAACTAAGCTTTTATTCTTCAAAAGCACAGTCTGTTGCATCGATATTTTCTTGTGATTTGAAATTGTTGCCTTGATCTTTTGCTTGTCTGATGCCAAATTTATTTGGGATTTTGATACCATATAGTTGGTGGTAAACCTGATCTTGTCTCTCCCCTTGTTCATACAATGCAGATGGGTTAAACCTGATTTTGGTATGTACAAACTCATCATGATTTATTGATGTATGTCAATTTATGATTCTATATATATCCAGGTTAATTAAACTAAAGAGAATGTCTCATATTCTTGTTGTTGAGTTgagtttttttctctcttcttataATGGATAGGAGCCCGAGAAGAAAATGATTGATGTGGAAGAGACGAGTATGATAAGAAGAATGGATGTTGAGCTCCATGATTACCCGGGATCAGAAGCTAATAATCGCCACAATCCAAAGCCACAACTAGGTCGAGGCTGTTTTGGTTGTTGATTCGTTCATGGACATGATTTGCTCCAAAATTCTCATGAAACGTGTTAGAATTACTCATTATTTGTGGGTAATCTCATTATTTAGTTTTGAGAACAATATTCCTCATggttataatatatgtatcacCATTTAGTGTTAGGGGAGAAGACATTAAtgttgttaaattattattgaatgttTCTTCTTCCCCGCTATACAATTTCTTACACGCCACTTTATAACATATTGacaaattgaatataaattcataaatttattgaatCATTCCAGAAATGTCCCACAAATTGAAGTCCCAATTGACATAAATGAAAGTGAAAGTTGGTTTGAAAGAACAAACATGCAGATTCTTCGCAACTCTTATTGTCGATCCAGGATTAGTCGACAAAAACCCAAAAACAATCGCCAACTTTTCACTATGCAAATCCAATCCATCTCCATCATAACCCGCAATCCTCAGTTTCTGTCCAACCTCTTCCACCATTCTGTAAACTTCAGTCTTTCGATAATGCGAGATATCCTCTCCAATAAATTCATACACCTTCCGATTCACTTCGATTGTGCTTCAATCGGATGATACCCtgttaaaatcttgaagaagaagtgtaaactgaaattgtattaatgaaagtttttttcaaacaattacatATATCCCTTATATAGGAGttcaatactaactaattaaccaaactaactaatcagttactaactaattaacggtttaataaaccattagttattatttttacattctCCCTTCAAGGAGAAATGTAGTAAAAACCAAGTTTTACCTTGACAAAACAAGTCGATGAAATATCAAGCTACGATAATGCAGTCATCGTCTTCAGTAAGCCCAATTCAgcaaacttcaatttttttaactatccAATTTAAACAGCCGAGCAAACCCAATTCAGGAAGCTCCATTTTTTTTCAGCTACCCAACATAGACAGCCGAGCAAGCCCAATTCAGCAAGCTCCATTTTTTTTTCCAGCTACCCAATATAGATAGCTCAATCTTCGTTAGTCCAATCCACAACAATCAGAATGAATTGTCTTTTCTTTATTAGCCACTAGCTttcgtatttttttttaaagaaagccAATTTAGCATTTCTTTTGTATTGATGAATCGTATCGACAAATCTCCTTTATTTCGGCGATTATAAGAGAATCATCCTCAACAGTTTCAACTTGATTTTCATGATCAATAATAAGTTGAATACCCTGGATATGGTCGCAGTCCAAAAGGGTCGCCGGAAACAAAGGTGGTGGAATTTGGCGTCGACGATCTGGTAATCCTACCCAAGGGATTGAGTTGTACTCGGGATGTTTCAGTTCCTGTTGATAAACATTACAAGTTTGATTCATCTTCATCTTGATCAAGAAAACGGCTAAGATAAGAAGCCCACCACTCTCTATCTCCCCCACAAGACCTTCCATAAACATGGGCAAGAATTCTCTCAagccatcatcatcatctaaatTTTCATCTGCTGCTGTTACTACCACAATGGCAAAGATAATGAGATCAATTTCACCTTCAAGATTGGCAAACAGATATATATCTCCACTGAAAAGCAGAAAATCGTATGATGGTTTGATGATGACCAATGGTCTAAAGCAGCAGAAGCAGCCGTCACTGCCCACTGCTACTCCAATTCGGTTGTTCTCTTTCTGTTTCTCCgagttcttcttcttccgaCCCTTCTTTGAAACTTCCAATAACTTCTGCTTTGCCTCCGATTCTATTAGCTTTGATGCCGGTATTTCTGTTTTAAGCTCTTCCTTCATCATCTCAAGACCTTTTACATTTTTCTCCGCATTACCCAATTCATTTTTTACTGATAATAATTCGGATTCCCTCTTTGCTAAAAAGCTTTTTGTGAAGTATTGTAACAGCTGAAGCTCCTCCTTTAGAAATAGAAGAAATGCCTGGTGATTTGAATCTTCAAGATGAAGATGGTGATAAAGATAGGTTCATGGCACTTGAAATCAGAGACATGCTTGTTATTGATACCACCATAAGAAAAGATGTTACCCCTGCAAAAAGTTTCCCAAGCTCTTCATCATTT is part of the Impatiens glandulifera chromosome 1, dImpGla2.1, whole genome shotgun sequence genome and encodes:
- the LOC124921631 gene encoding CRC domain-containing protein TSO1-like isoform X2 yields the protein MDHMGKMNERYCPPMAMDIIKEGKPISKFQQQQESPVSNFINSLSPINTLQSIRISQAFNFALVSPIFPSPPPKNGTQNSKTQFCNQSKPQFSSEEGNHDQFTFESPYEIEQTNHHQEETSSTVICVSQTETEQQFVNESIMDDIQRSVSRRCLVFDMTGGAGVHDDPLFVNRNDSISNSSLHIIPGIGLYLNDLPRTENEEQLRGPLLNQLKNKRRRREKKEETDGCKRCRCKKSKCLKLYCECFAAGVYCSEPCACQECFNQAIHESIVLETRKQIESRNPLAFAPKVTTSVDSLVLSNGDHHQYSVKTPASARRHKTGCNCKKSGCLKKYCECFQSGVGCSFNCRCEGCKNVFGGRKEGYIETEFIEEEIMIPKQQQIRTSESSNFLGSQSFLMPNIIHHHHHHHPFLFEKQLQTVDEVVMPDILKDRFSPVKTTSSSPNSKRVTLAQRWRPAARKLTLQSNINGHNYRD
- the LOC124921631 gene encoding CRC domain-containing protein TSO1-like isoform X3 produces the protein MDHMGKMNERYCPPMAMDIIKEGKPISKFQQQESPVSNFINSLSPINTLQSIRISQAFNFALVSPIFPSPPPKNGTQNSKTQFCNQSKPQFSSEEGNHDQFTFESPYEIEQTNHHQEETSSTVICVSQTETEQQFVNESIMDDIQRSVSRRCLVFDMTGGAGVHDDPLFVNRNDSISNSSLHIIPGIGLYLNDLPRTENEEQLRGPLLNQLKNKRRRREKKEETDGCKRCRCKKSKCLKLYCECFAAGVYCSEPCACQECFNQAIHESIVLETRKQIESRNPLAFAPKVTTSVDSLVLSNGDHHQYSVKTPASARRHKTGCNCKKSGCLKKYCECFQSGVGCSFNCRCEGCKNVFGGRKEGYIETEFIEEEIMIPKQQQIRTSESSNFLGSQSFLMPNIIHHHHHHHPFLFEKQLQTVDEVVMPDILKDRFSPVKTTSSSPNSKRVTLAQRWRPAARKLTLQSNINGHNYRD
- the LOC124921631 gene encoding CRC domain-containing protein TSO1-like isoform X1, translated to MDHMGKMNERYCPPMAMDIIKEGKPISKFQQQQQESPVSNFINSLSPINTLQSIRISQAFNFALVSPIFPSPPPKNGTQNSKTQFCNQSKPQFSSEEGNHDQFTFESPYEIEQTNHHQEETSSTVICVSQTETEQQFVNESIMDDIQRSVSRRCLVFDMTGGAGVHDDPLFVNRNDSISNSSLHIIPGIGLYLNDLPRTENEEQLRGPLLNQLKNKRRRREKKEETDGCKRCRCKKSKCLKLYCECFAAGVYCSEPCACQECFNQAIHESIVLETRKQIESRNPLAFAPKVTTSVDSLVLSNGDHHQYSVKTPASARRHKTGCNCKKSGCLKKYCECFQSGVGCSFNCRCEGCKNVFGGRKEGYIETEFIEEEIMIPKQQQIRTSESSNFLGSQSFLMPNIIHHHHHHHPFLFEKQLQTVDEVVMPDILKDRFSPVKTTSSSPNSKRVTLAQRWRPAARKLTLQSNINGHNYRD
- the LOC124925759 gene encoding core histone macro-H2A.1-like, with protein sequence MKVGFQFLVGRIGRFLKQGRYGKRVGRRAPVYLEVVLEYLADEVLELAGNATTNNKKNSNHQAFLLFLKEELQLLQYFTKSFLAKRESELLSVKNELGNAEKNVKGLEMMKEELKTEIPASKLIESEAKQKLLEVSKKGRKKKNSEKQKENNRIGVAVGSDGCFCCFRPLVIIKPSYDFLLFSGDIYLFANLEGEIDLIIFAIVVVTAADENLDDDDGLREFLPMFMEGLVGEIESGGLLILAVFLIKMKMNQTCNVYQQELKHPEYNSIPWVGLPDRRRQIPPPLFPATLLDCDHIQGIQLIIDHENQVETVEDDSLIIAEIKEICRYDSSIQKKC